A window of Malania oleifera isolate guangnan ecotype guangnan chromosome 5, ASM2987363v1, whole genome shotgun sequence contains these coding sequences:
- the LOC131155917 gene encoding uncharacterized protein LOC131155917, with translation MQKTGAGKKVGALVTVHLSPPHHSLTSLARSFSSFPSRAESHLTTPTLSLLFPHSPLSTIVLHPSSSSIPELHLTTANHQPMSPSADPSATTLSQLQQTQIGAIKPLHPLRQLHHPLRRHQQQNSGTSRVLGRLAAVAGTPPTNHQLRRLLSVLTHPSNHHRLLSSAPATSLVD, from the exons ATGCAGAAAACAGGTGCTG GCAAAAAGGTGGGGGCATTGGTCACTGTTCATTTGTCACCACCCCACCACTCTCTCACTTCTCTTGCTCGTTCTTTCTCTTCATTTCCCTCACGGGCAGAGAGCCATCTCACAACTCCCACCCTCTCGCTTCTATTCCCCCACTCTCCACTGTCCACCATCGTTCTCCACCCATCCTCTTCCTCAATTCCCGAGCTCCACCTCACCACAGCAAACCACCAGCCGATGTCACCCTCAGCTGATCCTTCGGCCACCACCCTCTCCCAACTCCAGCAAACTCAAATCGGAGCCATCAAACCCCTCCATCCTCTCCGTCAACTCCACCATCCTCTTCGGCGACACCAGCAGCAGAACTCCGGCACCTCTCGGGTTCTAGGACGGCTAGCAGCAGTTGCAGGAACACCCCCAACGAACCACCAACTCCGGCGTCTCCTCTCAGTTCTCACTCACCCCAGCAATCATCATCGGCTCCTATCATCAGCCCCGGCGACCTCACT